The following coding sequences lie in one Pseudoxanthomonas sp. SE1 genomic window:
- a CDS encoding TIGR02449 family protein translates to MDNADLLDQLRALSTRIQDLADRCQRLADENRSLRQQQEQLVGERSQLLAKNEQARSRVEAMISRLKSLEQHT, encoded by the coding sequence ATGGACAACGCCGACCTGCTCGACCAGCTTCGCGCGCTCAGCACGCGCATCCAGGACCTGGCGGACCGCTGCCAACGCCTGGCGGACGAGAACCGCAGCCTGCGCCAGCAGCAGGAACAGCTGGTCGGCGAACGCTCGCAATTGCTGGCCAAGAACGAACAGGCGCGTTCGCGGGTGGAAGCGATGATCAGCCGCCTGAAATCCCTGGAGCAGCACACGTGA
- a CDS encoding cell division protein ZapA, with protein MSANEPVSVHLLDREYTVGVAPDERSSLMAAAKLLDSRMREVRGSNRMAAVDRIAVLAALNLAHELQQLRDEQHARNRDVERTLQDLHRKLDGVLGTP; from the coding sequence GTGAGCGCCAACGAACCGGTCAGCGTCCACCTCCTGGACCGCGAGTACACCGTCGGCGTCGCGCCCGATGAACGTTCCAGCCTGATGGCGGCCGCCAAGCTGCTCGACAGCCGCATGCGCGAGGTGCGCGGCAGCAACCGCATGGCGGCGGTCGACCGCATCGCCGTGCTGGCCGCACTCAACCTGGCACACGAATTGCAGCAGTTGCGCGATGAACAGCACGCGCGCAACCGCGATGTCGAACGCACGCTGCAGGATCTGCACCGCAAGCTCGACGGCGTGCTGGGTACGCCCTGA
- a CDS encoding 5-formyltetrahydrofolate cyclo-ligase, protein MPDSPPFALAAERNALRRELRVRRRALPAAERIAGADALATRLFALPFFPSTGYVAGYWAMDGEIGLHSWQLRLPPGLVYCLPVLADDETLRFAPWRPGDELVTNRYGIPEPDVDPRTGLTATEMALIVVPLVGFDAAGHRLGMGGGWYDRTLAPRLQRPAPPWLVGVGFEAQRVDTVGAQAWDVPLDAVCTERDTLLPFSSLPDAPP, encoded by the coding sequence ATGCCCGACTCCCCGCCTTTCGCCCTGGCCGCCGAGCGCAATGCGCTGCGCCGCGAGCTGCGCGTGCGCCGCCGCGCCCTGCCCGCCGCCGAGCGCATCGCCGGCGCCGACGCGCTCGCCACGCGCCTGTTCGCCCTCCCCTTTTTTCCTTCCACCGGTTATGTCGCCGGCTACTGGGCGATGGACGGCGAAATCGGCCTGCACAGCTGGCAGCTGCGCCTGCCGCCCGGCCTGGTCTACTGCCTGCCCGTATTGGCCGACGACGAAACGCTGCGCTTCGCACCCTGGCGACCGGGCGATGAGCTGGTGACCAACCGCTACGGTATTCCCGAGCCGGATGTCGATCCACGCACCGGGCTGACCGCCACCGAGATGGCGTTGATCGTCGTGCCGCTGGTGGGCTTCGACGCCGCAGGCCATCGCCTCGGCATGGGGGGCGGCTGGTATGACCGCACACTGGCACCACGCCTGCAGCGCCCCGCGCCGCCGTGGCTGGTCGGGGTGGGTTTCGAAGCGCAGCGCGTCGACACGGTCGGCGCGCAGGCCTGGGACGTACCGCTGGATGCCGTCTGCACCGAGCGCGACACGCTGCTCCCCTTCTCTTCTTTGCCGGACGCCCCGCCATGA
- a CDS encoding EVE domain-containing protein encodes MTARKHYWLMKSEPDAFSIDDLKKVGTEPWNGVRNYQARNFMRSMRVGDGVLFYHSNCKEPGIVGTATVSSTAYPDETQFDPTSDYHDPKSTREDPRWSLVDVTFERKLTRTITLEEVKQHADALGEGFALTQRGSRLSVSPVTAAQWKYLLALE; translated from the coding sequence ATGACCGCCCGCAAGCACTACTGGCTGATGAAGTCGGAACCGGACGCCTTCTCCATCGACGACCTGAAGAAGGTCGGCACCGAGCCGTGGAACGGCGTGCGCAACTACCAGGCGCGCAACTTCATGCGCAGCATGCGGGTGGGCGACGGCGTGCTGTTCTACCACTCCAACTGCAAGGAGCCGGGCATCGTCGGTACGGCAACCGTGTCCAGCACCGCCTATCCGGACGAAACGCAGTTCGACCCGACATCCGACTACCACGACCCCAAGAGCACGCGCGAAGATCCGCGCTGGTCGCTGGTGGACGTGACGTTCGAACGCAAGCTCACGCGCACCATCACGCTGGAAGAGGTCAAGCAGCATGCCGATGCGCTGGGCGAAGGCTTTGCCCTGACCCAGCGCGGCAGCCGCCTTTCCGTATCGCCGGTGACGGCCGCGCAATGGAAATACCTGCTGGCGCTGGAATGA
- the rpiA gene encoding ribose-5-phosphate isomerase RpiA produces MSEAKRLAGEKAIEFVEDGMIVGVGTGSTVAFFIDALGGIKDRIKGAVSSSEQSTARLKQHGIEVLDLNHTGTLSLYVDGADECDPHKRLIKGGGAALTREKIIAEASKQFVCIVDPSKQVPVLGRFPLPVEVIPMARSLVAREILALTGGQPVWRDGVTTDNGNVVLDIHNLSITDPVAMEREINQIPGVVSVGLFARRPADIVIVGGEPPIVLR; encoded by the coding sequence ATGAGCGAAGCAAAGCGCCTGGCCGGCGAGAAGGCCATCGAGTTCGTCGAGGACGGCATGATCGTCGGCGTGGGCACGGGCTCCACCGTCGCGTTCTTCATCGACGCGCTGGGCGGCATCAAAGACCGCATCAAGGGCGCGGTGTCCAGTTCCGAACAGAGCACGGCGCGCCTGAAGCAGCACGGCATCGAGGTGCTCGACCTCAACCACACCGGCACGCTGTCGCTGTACGTGGACGGTGCCGACGAGTGCGACCCGCACAAGCGCCTGATCAAGGGCGGCGGGGCGGCGCTGACGCGCGAGAAGATCATCGCAGAGGCCAGCAAGCAGTTCGTGTGCATCGTCGACCCCAGCAAGCAGGTGCCCGTGCTGGGTAGGTTCCCGCTGCCGGTGGAAGTGATCCCCATGGCACGCAGCCTGGTGGCACGCGAGATCCTCGCCCTGACCGGCGGCCAGCCGGTGTGGCGCGACGGCGTGACCACCGACAACGGCAACGTGGTGCTGGACATCCACAACCTGTCCATCACCGACCCGGTGGCGATGGAACGCGAGATCAACCAGATCCCCGGGGTGGTCAGCGTGGGCCTGTTCGCCCGCCGTCCGGCGGATATCGTCATCGTCGGCGGCGAACCGCCGATCGTGCTGCGCTAG
- a CDS encoding DUF192 domain-containing protein, with amino-acid sequence MRPSQLPVLAFALLLSGCANGGPWVEIGGERFAVEIADDDAERARGLMFRDELADGTGMLFIHDAEEPQAYWMKNTRIALDILYFDTGRKLVSQQRNVPPCSGGNACPSYPSTRPARYVLELNAGEAERLKLQDGAELGLGDGIPPVR; translated from the coding sequence ATGCGTCCCTCACAGCTGCCCGTGCTCGCTTTCGCCCTGCTCCTCAGCGGCTGCGCCAACGGCGGGCCATGGGTCGAAATCGGCGGCGAGCGCTTCGCGGTGGAGATCGCCGATGACGATGCCGAGCGGGCACGCGGCCTGATGTTCCGTGACGAGCTGGCCGACGGCACCGGCATGCTCTTCATCCACGACGCCGAAGAGCCACAGGCGTACTGGATGAAGAACACCCGCATCGCTCTGGATATCCTCTACTTCGACACCGGCCGCAAGCTGGTGTCGCAGCAGCGCAACGTGCCGCCCTGCTCCGGCGGCAATGCCTGCCCGTCCTACCCCAGCACCCGGCCTGCCCGTTACGTGCTTGAACTCAATGCCGGCGAAGCGGAGCGGCTGAAGCTCCAGGATGGCGCGGAACTGGGCCTCGGGGATGGCATTCCACCCGTCCGCTGA
- a CDS encoding SirB1 family protein produces MGDRLTLPEWNALASQADETVPLLETALLIARDEYPDLDADLYDTLVQSHAEHLRHEIDTIEPWPLKMAAINRHLFDELGYTGNHDEYYDPRNSYLNQVFERRLGNPVSLAMVQIEVAHRLGVPLDGVSFPGHFLVRLPVDDGLLVMDPFNGGRPLGVDELRERAKPHLGGDVPDDAALLHILNPASPRAILVRTLRNLHGVYAEREEWDRAARSADRVLKLTPDQPDALRDRGLAYLKMDHRHGAQRDLTRYLQLAPEANDASAIREQLVELSAVRSSRMH; encoded by the coding sequence ATGGGGGATCGACTGACATTGCCGGAATGGAATGCGTTGGCCAGCCAGGCGGACGAGACCGTCCCGCTGCTGGAAACCGCGCTGCTGATCGCGCGCGACGAGTACCCCGACCTGGACGCCGATCTCTACGACACGCTCGTCCAGAGCCATGCCGAACACCTGCGCCACGAGATCGACACCATCGAGCCGTGGCCGCTGAAGATGGCCGCGATCAACCGGCACCTGTTCGACGAACTGGGCTATACCGGCAACCACGACGAGTACTACGACCCGCGCAACAGCTACCTCAACCAGGTGTTCGAGCGCCGGCTGGGCAATCCGGTGTCGCTGGCGATGGTGCAGATCGAAGTGGCCCACCGGCTGGGCGTGCCGCTGGACGGCGTGTCCTTCCCCGGCCATTTCCTGGTGCGCCTGCCGGTGGACGACGGCCTGCTGGTGATGGACCCCTTCAACGGTGGCCGCCCGCTGGGCGTGGACGAACTGCGCGAACGCGCCAAGCCGCACCTGGGCGGCGATGTTCCCGATGATGCGGCGCTCCTGCACATCCTCAACCCAGCCTCACCGCGCGCGATCCTGGTGCGCACGCTGCGCAACCTGCACGGCGTGTATGCCGAGCGCGAGGAATGGGACCGCGCCGCGCGCAGCGCCGATCGCGTGCTGAAGCTGACGCCCGACCAGCCCGATGCCCTGCGTGACCGCGGGCTGGCCTACCTGAAGATGGACCACCGCCATGGCGCCCAGCGTGACCTGACGCGCTATCTGCAACTGGCACCGGAAGCGAACGACGCCTCGGCGATCCGCGAGCAACTGGTTGAGCTCAGCGCGGTGCGATCGTCGCGGATGCATTGA
- a CDS encoding rubredoxin, producing MAAPSSVHYPMTDATTTIFRTWMCVVCGFIYDEADGLPEEGIAPGTRWEDIPADWTCPDCGVGKDDFEMVELD from the coding sequence ATGGCCGCTCCTTCCAGCGTGCATTATCCGATGACCGACGCCACCACCACCATCTTCCGCACCTGGATGTGCGTGGTCTGCGGCTTCATCTATGACGAGGCCGACGGCCTGCCGGAAGAAGGCATCGCCCCGGGCACGCGCTGGGAAGATATCCCCGCCGACTGGACCTGCCCCGACTGCGGCGTGGGCAAGGACGATTTCGAGATGGTGGAGCTGGACTGA
- the thiE gene encoding thiamine phosphate synthase — protein sequence MTALPPSVRTARGLYLITPEERDTACLLARVAAVLPHATWLQYRQKDPDAGLRHAQAAALQALCARANVPLIINDDVALAEAVGAAGVHLGEDDGDLAAARSRLGVHAIVGASCYDDAALAERAVAAGASYVAFGAFFPTASKVTTRRATPALLTDAAVLGVPRVAIGGITPDNMGPLVAAGADLVAVIGGVFEASDPLAAAIAYRRGFGS from the coding sequence ATGACCGCCCTGCCGCCGTCCGTCCGCACTGCCCGCGGGCTGTACCTGATCACGCCGGAGGAGCGGGACACGGCGTGCCTGCTGGCACGCGTGGCCGCCGTACTGCCGCATGCGACATGGCTGCAATACCGGCAGAAGGACCCGGATGCCGGCCTTCGCCACGCGCAGGCCGCGGCCCTGCAAGCACTTTGCGCGCGGGCGAACGTGCCGCTGATCATCAACGACGATGTGGCGCTGGCAGAGGCCGTCGGTGCCGCCGGCGTCCATCTGGGGGAAGACGACGGCGATCTCGCCGCCGCGCGCAGCCGCCTGGGCGTGCACGCCATCGTCGGCGCCTCGTGCTACGACGATGCCGCGCTGGCCGAGCGCGCGGTGGCCGCAGGCGCCAGCTACGTCGCGTTCGGGGCCTTCTTTCCCACTGCCAGCAAAGTCACGACACGACGCGCCACGCCGGCGTTGCTGACCGATGCCGCGGTGCTTGGCGTCCCGCGGGTGGCGATAGGCGGGATTACCCCGGACAATATGGGGCCGCTGGTGGCGGCCGGCGCCGACCTGGTTGCCGTGATCGGCGGCGTGTTCGAGGCGTCCGACCCGCTGGCCGCAGCGATCGCCTATCGACGCGGCTTCGGTTCCTGA
- the hemL gene encoding glutamate-1-semialdehyde 2,1-aminomutase, whose amino-acid sequence MNHDQSHALFTRAQALLPGGVNSPVRAFKSVGGEPFFVQRADGAYLHDVDGNRYIDYVGSWGPMIVGHNHPAVRDAVQAAIQNGLSYGAPCPAEVTMAETITRLVPSCEMVRMVNSGTEATLSAIRLARGATGRNRIVKFEGCYHGHGDSFLVKAGSGMLTLGVPTSPGVPAGLSELTLTLSYNDFDGATALFEQYGSEIACLIIEPVVGNANCLPPREGYLQHLRALCTQHGALLIFDEVMTGFRVALGGAQAHYGITPDLTTFGKIIGGGMPVGAYGGRRDLMLQIAPAGPIYQAGTLSGNPVAMAAGLAMLELIQSPGFHDGLAAATAALCEGMEAAARDAGVPLTTTRVGAMFGLFFTDQQVDTYAQAVACDTAAFNRFFHAMLERGVYLAPSAFEAGFMSSAHTPEVIEATLVAAREAFKVVAAG is encoded by the coding sequence ATGAACCACGACCAGTCCCACGCCCTCTTCACCCGCGCCCAGGCATTGCTGCCCGGCGGCGTCAATTCGCCGGTGCGCGCGTTCAAGTCGGTGGGGGGCGAACCGTTCTTCGTGCAGCGCGCCGATGGCGCGTACCTGCATGACGTGGATGGCAACCGCTACATCGACTACGTGGGTTCGTGGGGTCCGATGATCGTCGGCCACAACCATCCGGCCGTGCGCGACGCCGTGCAGGCAGCGATCCAGAACGGTCTGTCGTACGGCGCGCCCTGCCCGGCCGAAGTGACGATGGCCGAGACGATCACCCGGCTGGTGCCGTCGTGCGAGATGGTGCGCATGGTCAACTCCGGCACCGAAGCCACGCTGTCGGCGATCCGGCTGGCGCGCGGCGCCACGGGCCGCAACCGCATCGTCAAGTTCGAAGGCTGCTACCACGGCCACGGCGACTCGTTCCTGGTGAAGGCCGGCAGCGGCATGCTGACGCTGGGCGTGCCGACCTCGCCCGGCGTGCCGGCGGGACTGAGCGAGCTGACGCTAACGCTGAGCTACAACGATTTCGATGGCGCGACGGCACTGTTCGAGCAGTACGGCAGCGAGATCGCCTGCCTGATCATCGAACCCGTCGTCGGCAACGCCAACTGCCTGCCGCCGCGCGAAGGCTACCTGCAGCACCTGCGCGCGCTGTGCACGCAGCACGGCGCACTGCTGATCTTCGACGAGGTGATGACCGGCTTCCGCGTGGCGCTGGGCGGCGCGCAGGCGCACTACGGCATCACACCGGACCTGACCACCTTCGGCAAGATCATCGGCGGCGGCATGCCGGTGGGCGCCTACGGTGGCCGCCGCGACCTGATGCTGCAGATCGCGCCCGCCGGCCCGATCTACCAGGCCGGCACGCTGAGCGGGAATCCGGTGGCGATGGCCGCGGGTCTGGCGATGCTGGAGCTGATCCAGTCGCCCGGCTTCCACGACGGGCTCGCCGCCGCCACGGCCGCGCTGTGCGAAGGTATGGAAGCCGCCGCGCGCGACGCCGGCGTGCCGCTTACGACGACCCGCGTCGGCGCGATGTTCGGGCTGTTCTTCACGGATCAGCAGGTCGACACCTATGCACAGGCCGTCGCCTGCGATACCGCGGCGTTCAACCGCTTCTTCCACGCCATGCTGGAGCGCGGCGTGTACCTGGCGCCGTCGGCGTTCGAGGCCGGCTTCATGTCCAGCGCACACACGCCCGAGGTGATCGAGGCGACGCTCGTCGCCGCGCGCGAGGCGTTCAAGGTGGTCGCGGCTGGATGA
- a CDS encoding HAD-IA family hydrolase, giving the protein MKPRIHQVLFDFDGVLAHYRHEVRIAHLAAHAGCEHERVREVLFVSGLETEYDSGSVDTAAYLHRLGEGIGAAIDEDAWIASRMAGSTAMDDVLTRVTALHADVAMGVLTNNGAMMTQAIPCIVAPLAARIEGRVLTSGGLQRRKPAPATFTHALELLGWDAASTLFVDDRFTNVQGAREAGLHAETVTDGRTLGKALKRYAFGPQTGW; this is encoded by the coding sequence ATGAAGCCGCGCATCCACCAGGTGCTGTTCGACTTCGATGGCGTCCTGGCGCACTACCGGCACGAAGTCCGCATCGCTCACCTCGCCGCGCACGCTGGCTGCGAACACGAGCGCGTGCGCGAGGTGCTGTTCGTATCGGGGCTGGAAACCGAGTACGACAGCGGCAGCGTCGACACGGCGGCATACCTGCACCGTCTCGGCGAGGGGATCGGCGCCGCCATTGACGAGGACGCATGGATCGCCTCGCGGATGGCCGGCAGCACGGCCATGGACGACGTGCTGACCCGTGTCACTGCACTGCACGCAGACGTGGCGATGGGCGTGCTGACCAACAACGGGGCCATGATGACGCAGGCCATCCCGTGCATCGTCGCGCCGCTGGCGGCGCGGATCGAGGGCCGCGTGCTGACCAGTGGCGGCCTGCAGCGCCGCAAACCCGCACCGGCCACCTTCACGCATGCGCTGGAACTGCTCGGCTGGGACGCTGCCAGCACGCTGTTCGTCGACGACAGGTTCACCAACGTGCAGGGGGCGCGCGAAGCCGGCCTGCACGCGGAGACCGTGACCGACGGACGCACGCTGGGCAAGGCGCTGAAGCGTTATGCCTTCGGCCCCCAGACCGGCTGGTGA
- a CDS encoding DJ-1/PfpI family protein, which translates to MRFIPRTFHLACALLLATLATPLHAADAGRILIVVSGEGRDQGKTRPGYEFDELSQAWLIFKANGFAIEVASPQGGAVEADKYNPQEPFNAALLADADATRVLADTRKTRDVKASDYAAIYVVGGKGAMFDLPRDAALASLLADAYDHGAVIGAVCHGPAALVDVRLRNGASLVDGKTLTGFTNEEEALFGKRWAKEFPWLLEDRLRERGARWEEAPLMMVKVVVDGRLVTGQNPYSTAGVAEAIVRATGRTPVARTPWRDELTMALAAQAREGDIEGVAAALSTDTTRYHVDLLGLLGYYQAQAATRDDDVRHALRLMQLAMPYMAQPELKLGAAEAHLRLGERAQAKALVQRLLEGKPDMEEARALLQRIDG; encoded by the coding sequence ATGCGCTTCATTCCACGCACCTTCCACCTGGCCTGCGCGCTCCTGCTGGCCACCCTCGCCACACCGCTGCACGCGGCGGATGCAGGCAGGATCCTGATCGTCGTCAGCGGCGAAGGCCGCGACCAGGGCAAGACCCGCCCGGGCTACGAGTTCGACGAACTGTCGCAGGCATGGCTGATCTTCAAGGCGAACGGCTTCGCCATCGAGGTCGCCAGTCCGCAAGGAGGAGCCGTGGAAGCCGACAAGTACAACCCGCAGGAACCCTTCAATGCCGCCCTGCTCGCCGATGCGGACGCCACACGCGTGCTCGCCGACACGCGGAAAACCCGCGACGTGAAGGCGAGCGACTACGCCGCCATCTACGTGGTCGGCGGCAAGGGCGCGATGTTCGATCTGCCGCGCGACGCCGCGCTGGCATCGCTGCTGGCCGATGCGTACGACCACGGCGCGGTGATCGGCGCGGTCTGCCACGGACCGGCCGCGCTCGTCGACGTCCGCCTGCGCAATGGCGCGTCGCTCGTGGACGGCAAGACCTTGACCGGCTTCACCAACGAGGAGGAGGCCCTGTTCGGCAAGCGCTGGGCGAAGGAGTTTCCCTGGCTGCTGGAAGACAGGCTGCGCGAGCGCGGTGCGCGCTGGGAGGAAGCACCGCTGATGATGGTGAAGGTCGTCGTGGATGGTCGCCTCGTCACCGGGCAGAACCCCTACTCCACCGCGGGCGTCGCCGAGGCCATCGTGCGCGCGACGGGGCGCACGCCGGTCGCACGCACGCCGTGGCGCGACGAACTGACGATGGCGCTCGCGGCACAGGCGCGCGAGGGCGATATCGAGGGCGTCGCGGCCGCCCTGTCGACCGACACCACGCGCTACCACGTCGACCTGCTCGGTCTGCTGGGCTACTACCAGGCGCAAGCCGCCACCCGCGACGATGACGTGCGCCATGCACTGCGGCTGATGCAGCTGGCGATGCCGTACATGGCGCAACCCGAACTGAAACTCGGTGCCGCCGAAGCGCATCTGCGACTGGGTGAGCGTGCGCAGGCCAAGGCACTGGTGCAACGCCTGCTGGAAGGCAAGCCCGACATGGAAGAAGCTAGGGCCCTCCTGCAACGCATCGACGGCTGA
- a CDS encoding response regulator transcription factor has product MKPSALRILVIEDNPLLRAQLDGLFTAEGIHAEFAGDGLSGLQMALASPPDVLVLDLGLPGLDGIRLCERLRAEADRHVPVLMLTARDALEDKLQGFRAGTDDYLVKPFAGAELLARCIALSQRHRAGKTHVLRIGTLEVDRRHGHARRGDRELDLHATSYQILLALAEAWPRTLTRSDLVQRLWDDAPPESDPLRTHLYLLRQALDKPFATPMLKTVHGVGFRLEADA; this is encoded by the coding sequence ATGAAGCCTTCCGCGCTCCGCATCCTGGTGATCGAGGACAACCCGTTGCTGCGCGCGCAGCTCGATGGCCTGTTCACGGCGGAAGGCATCCATGCCGAGTTCGCCGGCGACGGACTGAGCGGGCTTCAGATGGCGCTGGCGTCGCCGCCGGACGTGCTGGTGCTGGACTTGGGACTGCCCGGGCTTGATGGCATCCGTCTCTGCGAGCGCCTGCGGGCGGAGGCCGACCGGCATGTCCCCGTGCTGATGCTGACTGCACGCGACGCGCTGGAGGACAAGCTGCAGGGCTTCCGCGCCGGCACCGACGACTACCTGGTGAAGCCGTTCGCGGGCGCGGAGCTGCTGGCGCGCTGCATCGCCTTGTCGCAACGCCACCGTGCCGGGAAGACACACGTGCTGCGGATCGGCACACTGGAGGTCGACCGCCGCCACGGCCATGCGCGCCGCGGGGACCGCGAGCTGGACCTCCATGCCACCAGCTACCAGATCCTGCTGGCGCTTGCCGAGGCCTGGCCCCGCACGCTGACGCGCAGCGACCTGGTCCAGCGACTGTGGGACGATGCGCCACCCGAGTCCGATCCCCTTCGCACCCATCTCTACCTGCTGCGGCAGGCGCTGGACAAACCGTTCGCCACGCCGATGCTGAAGACCGTGCATGGCGTCGGTTTCCGGCTGGAGGCCGACGCATGA